GACGCATTCCGGCGTCGGTTGTAAATACCAGATTGACCTCGCCGGATTGCCTTGGCGCCTCGGTCCGGGACACTATTTCAAACAGTTGCCGTAGACGTGCGGCCGGAACACGAGCCGTTGTTTCCTTAAAGATCGACAACTTCACTTTACACCCCTTCCGCCTCTGCCGGCGAGGACGGATAGACTACGCGATGATGGAAAGATGCAATCAGCACCTGGGCGAAGGCTCTTCTGATTCTGGCCAGGTCCTTCAGAGTAAGGGGGCATTGATCGAGTTCGCCGGAACCGAAACGGTCATTGATAATACGCTGGATCAGGTTTTCTATGCGGGCCGGCTTGGGATCATCAAGAGTGCGACTGGCCGCCTCGACGGCATCGGCCAACATGGCGATGGCGGTCTCTCTAATCTGCGGCTTGGGACCAGGGTAGCGATATTTGTCGATAACCGATTCGTCCTCGCCCAGTTCCAGAGCCCGGTTGTAGAAGAACGATTGCACCATTGTGCCGTGATGCTCTTCTATGAAATTGAGCACGTCGTCGGGGATTTCGGCATCTTCACCCAGTTGCCTTCCGCGTTTGACATGCGACGAAAGAATCAAAGATGACATCGACGGAGACAAGGCATCGTGTTTGGATTTGACACTGAGTTGGTTTTCGACAAAGTATTCCGGTACGTCAATCTTACCGATGTCGTGATAGTAGGCGCCCACGCGAGCCAGCAACGAGTTGGCGCCGATAGCCTTGGCCGCGGCTTCCGACAGATTACCGACGATAATGGAATGTTGGTATGTCCCGGGCGCTTCAACGGCCAGACGTTTCAGCAGTGGATGATTCATGTCGGACAATTCCAGGAGAGTAATGTCGGTGGTAATTCCGAAAATCGACTCAAAGAACGGCAAGAATACGATCGTCGACAACACCGCCACCATGCCGCTGAGTAGTCCATAACCGACCTCGGTCAGCACCTCATCGGCCGGAGCGAACTTCAGGTTCTCCACCAACAGCACATATATTCCACTGGCCAGCGCGGTAGTAATCATTATCCCAAAGAAATTCGAGCGTCTGCGCACCCGCCTTGAACCCAACGCCGCCACGGTCCCGACGGTCATCGTAGCCAGCGTGATGGTGAAATCGAACCGATGCATCATCCCCAAGAGCAGGGCCAGAGTCAATGTTGAGAGCAAGCCGACCTCGGTGTCAAACAGAATGGTCACCAAAACCGGCAGAATAGCCAGCGGATACAGATACCCAGAGGCGCCCCATCGCGCCACCAGATGTATGAGGAACAGTTGCAGCGCAAAGACCATGAACAAGGCCAACAACTTGGGATTAGAATAGAAAATCTCACGGCGAAAGAAGTAGAGAAAGACATACAAACTCGAAAAAGCCGCCAGCACAAGAAAGGCTCGAGCCAACACCGGCAGGAAGGCCATAAACCAACCCTGTTGAATGGCTTCCGAGCGACGAATACGTTCCATTTCCGCAAGTATATTCTCCTGCCTCTCGGTGATGCGAACACCGTCGCGAACGATGATCTCTCCTTCCCTGACCTCCTCTTTGATATCGCTGGCGTAGGACAGTTCCAACTTGAGGCGACGCTGGAATTCCGTGTCGTTGAGGGTCAAGTTGGGTCTGATAAAAGCGTGACCGATCAGATAGGCAAACTCAACGTCCAGCGAGTCGGTATCACGGAGGTGATTGAGCGCCGTCAGCAACCGTCCGTTGGCTTCGGCAGAATTCAACA
This is a stretch of genomic DNA from Candidatus Zixiibacteriota bacterium. It encodes these proteins:
- a CDS encoding HDIG domain-containing protein; protein product: MFTLILKIKRRIKKVLKVQSESRQLQRSSVHSRTRKLLLLLLASLLIGVFYPGEALYDPLDMPRQGEIAQEDVIAPYKITVYKTDRELEDEDRVIRLTVPPVVDCDTNVTRQIFRQLQDYLMAVDSLKDTTGSDIPPSESEVVAILSERFPMLSREAIFQSFHRSDLAATVAVLGELMRNDIYKIGVMDDHRALNNLVGRNVLVRRGERENIYTRDRLLNSAEANGRLLTALNHLRDTDSLDVEFAYLIGHAFIRPNLTLNDTEFQRRLKLELSYASDIKEEVREGEIIVRDGVRITERQENILAEMERIRRSEAIQQGWFMAFLPVLARAFLVLAAFSSLYVFLYFFRREIFYSNPKLLALFMVFALQLFLIHLVARWGASGYLYPLAILPVLVTILFDTEVGLLSTLTLALLLGMMHRFDFTITLATMTVGTVAALGSRRVRRRSNFFGIMITTALASGIYVLLVENLKFAPADEVLTEVGYGLLSGMVAVLSTIVFLPFFESIFGITTDITLLELSDMNHPLLKRLAVEAPGTYQHSIIVGNLSEAAAKAIGANSLLARVGAYYHDIGKIDVPEYFVENQLSVKSKHDALSPSMSSLILSSHVKRGRQLGEDAEIPDDVLNFIEEHHGTMVQSFFYNRALELGEDESVIDKYRYPGPKPQIRETAIAMLADAVEAASRTLDDPKPARIENLIQRIINDRFGSGELDQCPLTLKDLARIRRAFAQVLIASFHHRVVYPSSPAEAEGV